The Candidatus Dependentiae bacterium nucleotide sequence TGGTGCAATATGACAATTAAGTAAATTAATTTCACCGTTATGCATTGTTGCATAAGAATCAACAAGTGAAATATTATTCTGTCTGATAGATTTTACCTCATCGCCGGTTAATGCAATTCCGGCTTCAATTGTCTCTTTTATTTCATAATCATGAAAAGCTTTTTTATTTTTATTTATTATTTTCATAACTTGTTATTTTCATAATTTTTTTTAAATTTTTTAACCAATCCCTTAAATAAAAAGTAAACAGGCGTGTAAAAGGCAAAGGCAAATAATAACCCTAAAATATTTCCCCCAACCAAAAATGACCAGATACAAATTTTACCAGATCCAAAAATACGCGCCAGCGATATTGTCCAAGTTGGATTAAATCCTAAAAAAGTATGTATTAACCAATAGCCAAAAAAATAATCAAAGCTATAAAAAGCTACCATGGTCCAGGGATTATTAAATGATGTAGC carries:
- a CDS encoding DUF2062 domain-containing protein; its protein translation is MQVLDKIKATLKKAFTDGWSVKKLTQSFCTGIYIAFSPFPGLHTGMMFAAKFLFKLNFPILFLATSFNNPWTMVAFYSFDYFFGYWLIHTFLGFNPTWTISLARIFGSGKICIWSFLVGGNILGLLFAFAFYTPVYFLFKGLVKKFKKNYENNKL